The Chelonia mydas isolate rCheMyd1 chromosome 3, rCheMyd1.pri.v2, whole genome shotgun sequence genome includes a region encoding these proteins:
- the TMEM14A gene encoding transmembrane protein 14A isoform X3: MAVDWIGFCYAAVVALGGVVGYTRKGSIVSLAAGLFFGLVSGYGAYCVTHDSRDVKISFFSAFILTIVMGMRFKRSKKLIPGGLIAGLSLLMILRLVFLLL; this comes from the exons ATGGCTGTTGACTGGATTGGTTTTTGTTATGCGGCAGTGGTGGCTCTTGGCGGTGTTGTAGGATATACTCGCAAAG GAAGTATAGTGTCTTTGGCTGCTGGTCTCTTCTTTGGTTTGGTGTCTGGTTATGGAGCGTATTGTGTAACACATGACTCCAGAGATGTGAAGATATCATTTT TTTCAGCTTTTATTCTGACCATTGTAATGGGAATGAGGTTCAAGAGATCCAAGAAACTAATTCCGGGTGGACTAATAGCTGGTTTAAG CCTTTTGATGATTTTGAGATTGGTTTTTCTGCTGCTGTAA
- the LOC102932275 gene encoding glutathione S-transferase isoform X1: protein MAGKPKLHYTKGRGKMESIRWLLAAAGVEFEEEYVETKEDLEKLRNDGALLFQQVPMVEIDGMKMVQTRAILSYIAGKHNLYGKDLRERALIDMYVEGTTDLMGMIMFLPFQPPEAKEKNFALIIERATTRYFPVYEKVLKEHSQQFLVGNQFSWADVHLLEAILMAEECKSDILSPFPQLQAFKGRISNIPTIKKFLQPGSQRKSPADDKSVAQVKKIFNI, encoded by the exons ATGGCTGGAAAACCCAAACTGCACTACACTAAAGGAAGAGGTAAAATGGAATCTATCCGATGGCTGTTAGCAGCAGCTGGGGTTGAG TTTGAAGAAGAGTATGTGGAAACAAAAGAAGACTTAGAAAAGTTACGCAACG ATGGAGCCCTGCTGTTTCAACAAGTGCCCATGGTGGAAATTGACGGGATGAAGATGGTGCAGACCAGAGCCATTCTCAGCTACATAGCAGGGAAACACAACCTCTATGGGAAGGACCTGAGGGAGAGAGCACT GATTGATATGTACGTGGAAGGAACAACAGATCTGATGGGAATGATCATGTTTCTCCCTTTCCAACCACCCGAGGCAAAGGAGAAGAATTTTGCTTTAATCATCGAGAGGGCCACAACCAGATACTTCCCAGTCTATGAAAAG GTTTTAAAGGAGCATAgccagcagtttcttgttggtaACCAATTTAGCTGGGCGGATGTCCATCTGCTTGAGGCCATTTTAATGGCAGAAGAGTGCAAGTCTGATATACTCTCCCCATTCCCGCAGTTACAG GCTTTTAAAGGAAGAATAAGCAACATCCCCACAATTAAGAAATTCTTGCAGCCTGGTAGCCAAAGGAAATCACCAGCAGATGACAAGAGCGTTGCACAGGTGAAGAAAATATTCAACATCTAA
- the LOC102932275 gene encoding glutathione S-transferase isoform X2, protein MVEIDGMKMVQTRAILSYIAGKHNLYGKDLRERALIDMYVEGTTDLMGMIMFLPFQPPEAKEKNFALIIERATTRYFPVYEKVLKEHSQQFLVGNQFSWADVHLLEAILMAEECKSDILSPFPQLQAFKGRISNIPTIKKFLQPGSQRKSPADDKSVAQVKKIFNI, encoded by the exons ATGGTGGAAATTGACGGGATGAAGATGGTGCAGACCAGAGCCATTCTCAGCTACATAGCAGGGAAACACAACCTCTATGGGAAGGACCTGAGGGAGAGAGCACT GATTGATATGTACGTGGAAGGAACAACAGATCTGATGGGAATGATCATGTTTCTCCCTTTCCAACCACCCGAGGCAAAGGAGAAGAATTTTGCTTTAATCATCGAGAGGGCCACAACCAGATACTTCCCAGTCTATGAAAAG GTTTTAAAGGAGCATAgccagcagtttcttgttggtaACCAATTTAGCTGGGCGGATGTCCATCTGCTTGAGGCCATTTTAATGGCAGAAGAGTGCAAGTCTGATATACTCTCCCCATTCCCGCAGTTACAG GCTTTTAAAGGAAGAATAAGCAACATCCCCACAATTAAGAAATTCTTGCAGCCTGGTAGCCAAAGGAAATCACCAGCAGATGACAAGAGCGTTGCACAGGTGAAGAAAATATTCAACATCTAA